DNA sequence from the Syntrophus gentianae genome:
CTATCCGGTCGGTATTCCCGTCGAGGATGGCCGCATCTTCACTCCGGTGGACAACCTGAATGCGTTTTGGGCGCTCTACGCTCCGACAACCGAGGAGAATTCCCGTGGCCTGATGGCGGAGATCTGTTCGGCCCTCGGCTTGGCCGAGCCTTCTGCGGCGGGGACCGATATTTCCGGAAAGGTCATTGCGGACAAGATCGAGCGCTATCTCTCCCAGCATCCGTATGTGCGAGAGCTTTCTCTGAACATCTTCAACCCCGGGGCCGGTTCGGTGATAGCTGAGGCCCTGATATCGCTCCAGCAGAAGCGTGAGCATGCCGATTTGCGCTATGACATCCGGCTCTTTACCTCCGATCCCGACTCGCCTGTTTTGGGTGAGGCGCTTGAATCAATGGTCCGTCCCGGAGCCACGGTAAACGAGGCCGCCGACGCTTTTGCGACTTCAACTGGCAGCCATCTGTTCTCCAAGCTGAACTTGGCTAAGCACGCGCTGAATGAATTCCATGCAAATTCCAAGGAGTTTCCGGCGCACATCAGCGTTCTTCTGGATGTGTTTCCCGCTGAGGAGCTTTCCATTGCCGAGAAACCGATGGGAGTGACTCCTCTGCATGGATTGATACAGGACTTCGACACCGAATTCGTTGATGACGATTCGGGTACCTTCTGGAATAAGCGGCCGATTGTCGGGCGCTCCCTCGGCGCGGACAACCACGCTGCGTGCTTCGATTTGCTGTCGTCCCTGAGCCGTCACCTCTGTTTTGCGACATCAGCGGTTGCTGCTTCAGGTGCCAGTTTCAAAGCCGTACCCGTCGTGACCCTTGGTCTCGATGTGGCAGAGCGAGAACTGATCTACGAGGTTCACCAAATCAGCGATTGGGTGTTCACCATCGACCGAAATATGGGGATTGAGTTTTTCGACCATGGCGGCCGGAAGAATAGACCGGACTATCTGATTGACTATGTGCCGGGAGCCAGCTCCCAGGCGACACACAACCTGATCATCTCCTCGCGCTCGAACGATGAGCTGGAGGCCATGCTGAAGCCGGTGCTGCTTGAGCATGGCTTGTCCGCCGACGGCGAGCAGTCGGTTCAGATTCTGGCAAACCTGCGGTCGCTTTCCGGCCAGCTTGCCATGAAACTGATTTCCGCACGCACGCAACAGGCGGAGGCTCTTGGCCTGGCCTTGGCGCGGCTCTATCTCGAATATCAGGGCGCATTGAGTAATCAGGTCATTGTGCCGTTGGACGCACACACGGACCTCTACCGCTCAAGCGGTGAATCAGACGATGTCAACGATGCCATCAGCCTGCAACGCACCGATTTGGGTTTGTTCGACTTAGACTTGAACACCAGGACGATCACTTGCAACCTGGTCGAGGTGAAGTGTTATTCGCAGGTCGGCGACTTTGCGGCCTTCAACCAACTGAAGGAGCGGATTTCCGCCCAGATCAATCAGAGTGAGCGCATCCTCCAGCGCCACTTTGACCCGGCTCTGAAAAAGCCGGACCGGCCGGATAGGTTACTCAAGAGCCGGGAGTTGGCTCAGATCCTTCGGTTCTATCTGGAACGCTCACTGCGTTACGGGATCTTTGATGTGACTGCCGCGCAGGAAGCGCGAGGGCTACTTGAATCCATCGAACAGGGCTACTCGATTCAGTTCAGGCGCTGCGCCCTGATCTTCGACTTCGACAAGACCGGAACCGAAGCCCCGGACAACGAGGTGGGCATTGAATTTCACCGCATAGGCAAGGATCTCATTCACGCCTTGCTGGAGAACTGCCGCAAGCCTGTTTCCGTCGAGATTGAGGAAAAGCCGACCGCGCACCTTTTCAGCGAGCAGTTTATACCGAATGTTCCGAAACTCGAGACAGCGGCCTTTATCGCACCCAAGAGAGCTCGGGCAACATCCTGGACAGTGGATGACCTCTGGGACGAGGAGCCGGAGGCACCAACCACCCCGCCAGCACCTCCGGCCACAACGGAAACACCTGCGGCAGCCCAAGAGGAAAAAGAGGACGAACAACCTTCCGTGGCTGCCGAGCCGGAAGCGCCTGCTGAGCCCGAGCGTGAAACGCAAGAGCATCCGGCATCCGCGCCTGCGCCTCAAGCAGAGGTCAGTTATGACATCATGCTCGGCGTCAATAGCGACTCGCCCCAATACGGATTACTCGGAGAGGTTTCCGGTAGAAAGGTCGCGCTGGATCTCAACCACACACATACGATCAGTCTCTTTGGGGTTCAAGGCGGCGGCAAGAGCTATACCCTTGGAACGGTGATTGAGATGGCCTCCATGCCGCTTCAGCACATCAATGTGCTTCCAAGCCCCCTCGCTACGGTTATCTTCCATTACAGCCCGACGCAGGATTATGCGCCGGAGTTTACCTCGATGATCAATGCCAACTCGGTGGATGAGGAGATCCGCATTCTCCGTGAGCATTACAAGGCCAATCCGGAGGCTCTGAGGGATGTGTTGATCCTTACCCCGGCGAACAAGGTGGATGATCGCCGGGCCGAGTACCCAGATATCGAGGTTAAGCCGATTGCTTTTTCTGCCTCCGAGCTCAAAGCGGCTCACTGGAAATTCCTAATGGGCGCGATTGGCAGTCAGAGCATGTATATGCGGCAAATCAATCTCATCATGAGGAGCCTGCGGGATAACCTGACTTTGGACGCCCTACGAGCAGGGATTGATAACTCTGGCCTGTCCGATCATCTGAAAGAGCTGGCCCAGATGCGCCTTCTGTTCGCCAGCGAATACATCGACGACAACCAACGACTTCAGGATCTGATTCGTCCGGGCCGGTTGATCATTGTGGATCTGCGTGACGAATACATTGAAAAAGACGAAGCGCTCGGTCTGTTCGTTGTGATGCTGCAGATTTTCTCAGAAGCGACCCACCAGGGAAACGCCTTCAACAAGCTGGTGGTTTTTGATGAAGCTCACAAGTACATCGAAAACGATGACCTGGTTTCCGGTCTGGTTGAGGTAGTTCGTGAAATGCGCCACAAAGGAACCAGTATTATGGTGGCATCCCAAGACCCACCCTCAGTTCCTGTATCTTTGATCGAACTGTCCTCGCAGATCATCATGCACAAATTCAAC
Encoded proteins:
- the mads8 gene encoding methylation-associated defense system ATP-binding protein MAD8 codes for the protein MSNAFTKLSQDKLNASVAGLLCPRIEAILGDRGPGHCMRVTDLDDDVMESVCKELRRIRPDGNIFILGSHDQEGQPFRVTSTKLVELRNPDANGELRQPLLVFIPTSLRTSAEDSFGVATFEELSFTGIYEDLIDSLLDRIPATLVGHVRDLLGILTEEEWLFADDVSRVRYLLTALENGIDGETLGASLYELTLIPDFKLFADPGMVNGKIRRNLGSVRSLMTSHKSVRGRIADLGLSDKALESRLFTYFEKYDVQEPESWTPPIATDKNWWSISFDKWTFQEELSLDKVLLTVLETDLPVVQEDETDDQLSGLIGQQVLVPNDRRKMNVVFEVNPHPGKVSGLDHFTVQIISQNDGPVGKSKKVKAWTPNRLQCTTNLAKLNKIEFEEGWHFIRVMPWTADGDPIPLEADSASEGAKRSYESEPFYVLPGGNIEEEPPQRAIPIEQSLEHARFRLQLTALGDERDPDDIAISSVAWAEGVRSKKTSRQETLYAKFGREGAVQIPLSRMLKAIEQRILAEPKHPSGWRMQINLDTAEPPSKVGLTLPSSAAMASFLATREEFFAAVRKDTAELIMQGLSFRDTEKECLAYAESYLDLVRNLIRQAETTSGAERQQHLQALRNVLAVDSIHVILTDFRGRHREAVLVSPTHPLRALWLSSWVTLGKDWIDKIKSGGKDHIPHVRSALLDGLVPSAYPVGIPVEDGRIFTPVDNLNAFWALYAPTTEENSRGLMAEICSALGLAEPSAAGTDISGKVIADKIERYLSQHPYVRELSLNIFNPGAGSVIAEALISLQQKREHADLRYDIRLFTSDPDSPVLGEALESMVRPGATVNEAADAFATSTGSHLFSKLNLAKHALNEFHANSKEFPAHISVLLDVFPAEELSIAEKPMGVTPLHGLIQDFDTEFVDDDSGTFWNKRPIVGRSLGADNHAACFDLLSSLSRHLCFATSAVAASGASFKAVPVVTLGLDVAERELIYEVHQISDWVFTIDRNMGIEFFDHGGRKNRPDYLIDYVPGASSQATHNLIISSRSNDELEAMLKPVLLEHGLSADGEQSVQILANLRSLSGQLAMKLISARTQQAEALGLALARLYLEYQGALSNQVIVPLDAHTDLYRSSGESDDVNDAISLQRTDLGLFDLDLNTRTITCNLVEVKCYSQVGDFAAFNQLKERISAQINQSERILQRHFDPALKKPDRPDRLLKSRELAQILRFYLERSLRYGIFDVTAAQEARGLLESIEQGYSIQFRRCALIFDFDKTGTEAPDNEVGIEFHRIGKDLIHALLENCRKPVSVEIEEKPTAHLFSEQFIPNVPKLETAAFIAPKRARATSWTVDDLWDEEPEAPTTPPAPPATTETPAAAQEEKEDEQPSVAAEPEAPAEPERETQEHPASAPAPQAEVSYDIMLGVNSDSPQYGLLGEVSGRKVALDLNHTHTISLFGVQGGGKSYTLGTVIEMASMPLQHINVLPSPLATVIFHYSPTQDYAPEFTSMINANSVDEEIRILREHYKANPEALRDVLILTPANKVDDRRAEYPDIEVKPIAFSASELKAAHWKFLMGAIGSQSMYMRQINLIMRSLRDNLTLDALRAGIDNSGLSDHLKELAQMRLLFASEYIDDNQRLQDLIRPGRLIIVDLRDEYIEKDEALGLFVVMLQIFSEATHQGNAFNKLVVFDEAHKYIENDDLVSGLVEVVREMRHKGTSIMVASQDPPSVPVSLIELSSQIIMHKFNSPAWLKHIQKANAALGELTSDKMSRLGTGEAYVWSSKASDDTFTRGAVKIKCRPRITQHGGSTKTAVGR